One Salipiger sp. H15 DNA window includes the following coding sequences:
- a CDS encoding cation:proton antiporter, with the protein MDVVIVTAVIASLFLVIAAAEPLADRLRLPYSAILALLGIFIGSAAIFLLRTDITDALNPFAAAIINLPIRSNVFLYVFLPTLLFQATLGMNLRRMLDDWVPILVLAIVAVVAATLFVGLALSWTSSLPIMACFLVGAIVSTTDPSAVVGIFRSIAAPRRLVRIIEGESLLNDAAAIALFGLFMGFVMEGVPDPTALGAIAQFPKLLGGGALAGWLVAQGAIGAMALLARYEKAQLSVSIALPYLAYIGSEQVFGASGVIAVVVSGLTLNLVGPGKIPPTAWANLKDVWDILAHWAGALIFILAALLIPRLLEDVHSRDFVLILVVVAAAMAARGAILSGLLPILRILRLSPRIERPYRVAILWGGLRGALTLALALAVTESFRVPIEVKRLVGILATGFTLWTLLVQGTTLTWVIKRLGLDKLAPLDQALSNQVVAVALQSVREQVSTTTDTYGLDREIVRAEAKRFGSRLDKAVKAAEEGDEILDRDRITLGLIALAGAERDATTARIRERTLSLRLAQKALSDCDRLIEGARSEGRTGYQRAARASTRYGAPFRAALFAHNRLHISGPLGRMTADRFDLLLSQRQILRDLDSFIDGRIRRIHGRRVADLLRELLARRREAAETALEGLRLQYPGYAEELERRFIRRTALRLEEGEYETMHDDGLIGAELYTALKQDLSRRRARAEERPPLDLSVQRTELVRQFPLFADLEEKEIRSLARTLRTRYAAPGDIIIRRDSTARSVWFIASGAVEQQAGGQSFRLGRGEMCGQLALLMPMRRRRSEVRAIAPSTLLRLDESRFKRLLKRSEKLREAVRQSAERRGLDVSSILGEDA; encoded by the coding sequence ATGGATGTCGTCATTGTCACTGCGGTCATTGCATCGCTCTTTCTCGTCATCGCCGCGGCCGAGCCGCTGGCGGATCGTCTCCGTCTGCCCTACAGCGCGATCCTCGCGCTTCTGGGCATATTCATAGGCAGCGCCGCGATATTCCTGCTGCGCACCGACATCACGGATGCGCTCAATCCCTTCGCGGCGGCGATCATCAACCTGCCGATCAGGTCCAACGTCTTCCTCTACGTGTTCCTGCCCACCCTGCTCTTCCAGGCGACATTGGGCATGAACCTCAGGCGGATGCTCGACGACTGGGTGCCGATCCTCGTGCTGGCCATCGTCGCGGTGGTCGCCGCCACGCTCTTCGTCGGGCTGGCGCTGTCGTGGACAAGCTCGCTGCCGATCATGGCCTGCTTCCTCGTCGGCGCGATCGTCTCGACCACCGACCCGTCGGCTGTTGTCGGCATCTTCCGCTCGATCGCCGCGCCGCGCCGGCTGGTGCGCATCATCGAGGGCGAGAGCCTGCTGAACGACGCCGCCGCCATCGCGCTCTTCGGCCTCTTCATGGGCTTCGTGATGGAGGGCGTGCCCGACCCGACCGCGCTTGGCGCCATCGCGCAGTTCCCCAAGCTGCTCGGCGGCGGGGCGCTGGCCGGCTGGCTGGTGGCGCAGGGCGCCATCGGCGCCATGGCCCTGCTCGCACGCTACGAGAAGGCGCAGCTCTCGGTTTCGATCGCCCTGCCCTACCTCGCCTACATCGGCTCCGAGCAGGTCTTCGGCGCCTCGGGCGTGATCGCCGTGGTTGTCTCGGGCCTGACGCTGAACCTCGTCGGCCCCGGGAAGATCCCGCCCACCGCCTGGGCCAACCTCAAGGACGTCTGGGACATCCTCGCCCACTGGGCCGGGGCGCTCATCTTCATCCTCGCCGCGCTGCTGATCCCGCGACTGCTCGAGGATGTCCATTCCCGCGATTTCGTGCTGATCCTCGTGGTCGTCGCCGCCGCAATGGCGGCGCGCGGGGCAATCCTCTCGGGGCTGCTGCCGATCCTGCGCATACTCCGCCTCTCGCCCCGGATCGAACGCCCCTACCGCGTCGCCATCCTCTGGGGCGGGCTGCGCGGCGCGCTCACCCTGGCGCTGGCCCTCGCGGTCACGGAAAGCTTCCGCGTGCCGATCGAGGTCAAGCGGCTCGTCGGCATCCTGGCCACCGGCTTCACCCTCTGGACGCTGCTGGTGCAGGGCACGACGCTCACCTGGGTGATCAAGAGGCTCGGCCTCGACAAGCTGGCCCCGCTCGACCAGGCGCTCAGCAACCAGGTCGTCGCCGTGGCGCTGCAGAGCGTGCGTGAACAGGTCTCGACCACCACCGACACCTACGGGCTCGACCGCGAGATTGTCCGCGCCGAGGCCAAGCGCTTCGGCAGCCGGCTCGACAAGGCGGTCAAGGCCGCCGAGGAAGGCGACGAGATCCTCGACCGCGACCGCATCACGCTCGGGCTCATCGCCCTTGCCGGTGCCGAGCGCGACGCGACCACCGCCCGCATCCGCGAGCGCACGCTCTCGCTGCGGCTGGCGCAGAAGGCGCTGTCGGATTGCGACCGGCTGATCGAAGGCGCGCGCAGCGAGGGCCGGACCGGCTACCAGCGTGCCGCCCGCGCCAGCACCCGCTACGGCGCCCCCTTCCGGGCCGCGCTCTTCGCCCACAACCGCCTCCACATCTCGGGGCCGCTCGGCCGGATGACCGCGGACCGCTTCGACCTGCTGCTCTCGCAGCGGCAGATCCTGCGCGACCTCGACAGCTTCATCGACGGGCGCATCCGGCGCATCCACGGCCGCCGCGTCGCCGACCTGCTGCGCGAGCTCCTCGCCCGCCGGCGCGAGGCCGCCGAGACCGCGCTCGAGGGCCTGCGCCTGCAGTATCCGGGCTACGCCGAGGAGCTCGAGCGCCGCTTCATCCGCCGCACCGCGCTGCGGCTCGAGGAAGGCGAATACGAGACCATGCACGACGACGGGCTCATCGGGGCCGAGCTCTACACCGCGCTCAAGCAGGACCTGTCCCGCCGCCGTGCCCGCGCCGAGGAACGCCCGCCGCTCGACCTGTCGGTGCAGCGCACCGAACTCGTTCGGCAGTTCCCGCTCTTCGCCGATCTCGAGGAGAAGGAAATCCGCTCTCTCGCCCGCACCCTGCGCACCCGCTACGCCGCGCCCGGCGACATCATCATCCGGCGCGACAGCACCGCCCGTTCGGTCTGGTTCATCGCCTCCGGCGCGGTCGAGCAGCAGGCCGGCGGCCAGAGCTTCCGGCTTGGCCGCGGCGAGATGTGCGGACAACTCGCGTTGCTGATGCCCATGCGCCGCCGCCGCTCCGAGGTGCGCGCCATCGCGCCCTCGACCCTGCTGCGGCTCGACGAGAGCCGGTTCAAGCGGCTGCTGAAGCGCTCCGAGAAGCTGCGCGAAGCCGTGCGGCAGAGCGCCGAGCGTCGCGGGCTCGACGTATCGTCCATCCTCGGCGAGGACGCCTGA
- a CDS encoding transglutaminase-like domain-containing protein has translation MDRRHFIGTGAALSLSALLPRGASAAFTPTPADWRRFEITTRVAIPADGKPVQAWIPVPSVNEAEWMKSEAPSFTGNADSAELKTDPESGAQFVHAIWNGGQPSAELEVAAVVSTRDRATDLDKPGQGATLSEAERAHYTAPTRLIPTDGIVKATSDMITAEADGDLAKARAIYEWVVESTERNPETRGCGIGDVASMLEMGDLTGKCADLNALYVGLARAAGLPARDVYGLRVAPSAFGYKSLGAGSSDVTKSQHCRAEVFLDGYGWVAVDPADVRKVMLEEPPKDLALDDPKVRAVRAALFGAWEGNWAGFNFGHDVVLPGSSRDSVGFLMYPQAEIDGVEQDELDAPSFAYEISAQEIGA, from the coding sequence ATGGATCGGAGACATTTCATCGGCACCGGCGCGGCGCTTTCGCTGTCGGCCCTGCTGCCGCGCGGCGCGTCTGCCGCGTTCACCCCGACGCCCGCCGACTGGCGGCGCTTCGAGATCACCACCCGGGTCGCGATCCCGGCCGACGGCAAGCCCGTGCAGGCCTGGATCCCGGTGCCTTCGGTCAACGAGGCCGAGTGGATGAAGTCCGAGGCGCCGAGCTTCACCGGCAACGCCGACAGCGCCGAGCTGAAGACCGACCCCGAGAGCGGCGCGCAGTTCGTGCACGCGATCTGGAACGGCGGCCAGCCGAGCGCCGAGCTGGAGGTCGCGGCCGTGGTCTCGACGCGGGACCGCGCGACCGACCTCGACAAGCCGGGGCAGGGGGCCACGCTCTCCGAGGCCGAGCGCGCGCATTACACCGCGCCGACCCGGCTCATCCCGACCGACGGCATCGTCAAGGCCACCTCCGACATGATCACCGCCGAGGCCGATGGCGATCTCGCCAAGGCCCGCGCGATCTACGAGTGGGTGGTCGAGAGCACCGAGCGCAACCCCGAGACCCGCGGCTGCGGCATCGGCGACGTGGCCTCGATGCTCGAGATGGGCGACCTGACCGGCAAGTGCGCCGACCTCAACGCGCTCTACGTCGGGCTGGCACGCGCGGCGGGGCTTCCGGCACGCGATGTCTACGGCCTGCGCGTGGCGCCCTCGGCCTTCGGCTACAAGAGCCTTGGCGCGGGGTCGTCCGACGTGACCAAGTCGCAGCACTGCCGGGCCGAGGTCTTCCTCGATGGTTACGGCTGGGTCGCGGTCGACCCGGCGGATGTCCGCAAGGTGATGCTCGAAGAGCCGCCGAAGGATCTGGCGCTCGACGATCCGAAGGTGCGCGCGGTGCGCGCCGCGCTCTTCGGCGCCTGGGAAGGCAACTGGGCGGGCTTCAACTTCGGCCATGACGTCGTGCTGCCCGGCTCGTCGCGGGACTCGGTGGGCTTCCTGATGTACCCGCAGGCCGAGATCGACGGCGTGGAGCAGGACGAGCTCGACGCGCCGAGCTTCGCCTATGAGATCTCGGCGCAGGAAATCGGCGCCTGA
- a CDS encoding sugar transferase, translating into MPKAPYDQNPGDAPSMLSPAIGQSVTYRDAVKRGLDVVLSLLMLPMLAPVILCLYVAARMDGGPGFFGHARVGRNGELFKCWKIRTMVPDAKERLEELLATDPEARAEWERDQKLRCDPRVTPMGDFLRRSSLDELPQIWNVLRGEMSLIGPRPITEPELERYRSRKWVYLALRPGVTGLWQVSGRNEVSYDERVDLDSEYFHTLSLRSDLSILSRTVGAVLFRSGY; encoded by the coding sequence ATGCCCAAAGCCCCCTACGACCAAAACCCCGGCGACGCTCCGTCGATGCTCTCTCCGGCGATTGGTCAGTCGGTCACCTACCGCGACGCGGTCAAGCGTGGGCTGGACGTTGTCCTCTCGCTGCTGATGCTGCCCATGCTGGCGCCGGTCATCCTGTGCCTCTACGTGGCTGCGCGGATGGACGGAGGGCCGGGCTTCTTCGGCCACGCCCGCGTCGGCCGCAACGGTGAGTTGTTCAAGTGCTGGAAGATCCGCACCATGGTGCCGGATGCGAAGGAACGCCTCGAGGAGCTGCTGGCGACCGACCCCGAGGCCCGCGCCGAATGGGAGCGCGACCAGAAGCTGCGCTGCGATCCGCGCGTGACGCCGATGGGCGATTTCCTGCGCCGCTCCTCGCTCGATGAGCTGCCGCAGATCTGGAACGTGCTGCGCGGCGAGATGAGCCTCATCGGTCCGCGCCCGATCACCGAGCCCGAGCTCGAGCGCTACCGCAGCCGCAAGTGGGTCTATCTCGCGCTGCGCCCCGGCGTGACCGGCCTCTGGCAGGTTTCCGGTCGCAACGAGGTCAGCTACGACGAGCGGGTCGATCTCGACAGCGAGTACTTCCACACGCTCAGCTTGCGCTCGGATCTCTCGATCCTGTCGCGGACCGTCGGCGCAGTCCTCTTCCGGTCAGGGTACTGA
- a CDS encoding glycoside hydrolase family 16 protein: protein MRFRRLARLVAVLGLCCAGALPGRAAETSIAEAPEQLSLGAPDTGFRPDVMTAAPGVSRRVELRRTFFDDFDSLEPGQGRWAHRAYRPYPPEDPENSIHLRLLNDQQAFYADPAFEGTTGAPLGLDPFSVENSILTITADRVPAGITPGMIGDTGDGRALDYYSGQLSSWPSFTQKHGFFEVRAKIPRFEGAWPALWLVGLNYKPEDGPVVRWPEVGEIDFLEMVRGDIHQAVHYGTGDGTTHASAGMGGFRFDGFDEGFHNYGVLWTEEQVTFFIDRKPTTTVSLPGELDQPMQMILNLGIGGRWPGSVDPAALPVRMEVDWAAAYEIASDEAEGAAALPELFLGGDFSGPVHGRMELFNDARFRREEGRALVSNGSRARGIAAFPVQLPAGEWRVDVRLRQGQDPGHVAVTDADGAVLIDGAEGEDLLGTITTDGPGEIRVVVVTGGRGQGREVRIERISITPAEPG, encoded by the coding sequence ATGCGCTTCCGAAGACTTGCGCGACTGGTCGCGGTGCTGGGGCTCTGCTGCGCCGGGGCGCTTCCGGGCCGCGCCGCCGAGACCTCAATTGCCGAGGCGCCCGAGCAGCTGTCGCTGGGCGCTCCCGACACCGGCTTCCGCCCCGATGTCATGACCGCCGCGCCGGGCGTGTCGCGCCGGGTGGAGCTGCGGCGGACCTTCTTCGACGATTTCGACAGTCTCGAACCGGGGCAGGGGAGGTGGGCGCACCGCGCCTACCGGCCCTATCCGCCCGAGGATCCCGAGAACAGCATCCACCTGCGCCTGCTCAATGACCAGCAGGCCTTCTACGCCGATCCCGCCTTCGAGGGAACAACGGGCGCGCCGCTGGGGCTCGATCCCTTCTCGGTGGAGAACTCGATCCTGACGATCACCGCCGACCGCGTCCCGGCGGGCATCACGCCCGGGATGATCGGCGACACCGGCGACGGCCGCGCGCTCGACTACTACAGCGGGCAGCTCTCGTCCTGGCCCAGCTTCACCCAGAAGCACGGCTTCTTCGAGGTGCGGGCGAAGATCCCGCGCTTCGAGGGGGCCTGGCCCGCGCTCTGGCTCGTCGGGCTCAACTACAAGCCCGAGGACGGCCCGGTGGTGCGCTGGCCCGAGGTGGGCGAGATCGACTTCCTCGAGATGGTCCGCGGCGACATCCACCAAGCCGTGCATTACGGCACCGGCGACGGCACCACCCACGCCTCGGCGGGGATGGGCGGCTTCCGCTTCGACGGCTTCGACGAGGGTTTCCACAATTACGGCGTGCTCTGGACCGAGGAGCAGGTCACCTTCTTCATCGACCGCAAGCCGACCACCACCGTCTCACTTCCGGGCGAGCTGGACCAGCCGATGCAGATGATCCTCAACCTCGGGATCGGCGGGCGCTGGCCAGGGAGCGTCGATCCCGCCGCGCTGCCGGTGCGGATGGAGGTGGACTGGGCCGCGGCCTACGAGATCGCCTCGGATGAGGCGGAGGGCGCCGCGGCGCTGCCGGAACTCTTCCTTGGCGGCGATTTCTCCGGCCCGGTCCATGGCCGCATGGAACTCTTCAACGACGCGCGCTTCCGCCGCGAGGAGGGGCGGGCGCTGGTCTCGAACGGCAGTCGGGCGCGCGGCATCGCCGCCTTTCCCGTGCAGCTTCCGGCGGGCGAGTGGCGCGTCGACGTCCGGCTGAGGCAGGGGCAAGACCCCGGGCACGTGGCGGTGACCGATGCCGACGGCGCGGTGCTGATCGACGGCGCCGAGGGCGAGGACCTGCTGGGGACGATCACGACCGACGGCCCGGGCGAGATCCGCGTGGTGGTCGTTACCGGCGGCCGCGGGCAGGGGCGCGAGGTGCGCATCGAGCGCATCAGCATCACCCCCGCGGAGCCGGGCTGA
- a CDS encoding Wzz/FepE/Etk N-terminal domain-containing protein, translating to MIIESKAASPQEKRGTIARLDAGQNERAAPSLSVQRRRRRRDANDDELTIVRLFGAVRRQWRAMCATVALFLALGLFIYTTTPDSYEAEAMVLVDDRLSQLADQIDVAPSFVRDETGFFNEVAVLNSRELALRVVRDLDLVDNAAFNSPPVSGAARLKSAISGLISVLKPSGSDAEGAGSAPPTREALEAQAADDLRSALRVVQVGRGYAINISYQSHDPALATQILRAFLSAYIAAPVNASEEAAEQALAWLEQRQNMLQQTLSDIDRQIIERRTGGGQASAAVDALLRRRAAIEQLQTSSSEAYESLVSSQQAVPFSGVKVLDAPKELTSPSAPSLPKWVVLSTLVGMLFAVFVAAMRELLDDKLRTAEQLMGKLDAPFLGYVPSMARVMDLCLPGRRAARKGDRRAVLLVEETLDQTLSLIGSRLAGTSRGHVVGVTSMLDGDGKSTFAACLATRAVERGLSALVVDADRHRAGLSTLLQGKLIDSAPAPQADLALRNSVLRRFEGRDFSAITHQSFDDAELPLPQTCSDVLDQVELSLEDHDLIIVDLPSLVISNEARLNVDRFDTLLFVAAWGATPRKLIDKYMELSPEFADHVDGLVLNRANLRKLRTYSAGGYEAFMGDL from the coding sequence ATGATTATTGAGAGCAAAGCGGCCAGCCCCCAGGAGAAGCGCGGAACGATAGCGCGCCTTGATGCGGGGCAGAACGAACGCGCCGCGCCTTCGCTCTCGGTGCAACGCCGCCGCAGGCGGCGCGACGCGAACGACGACGAGCTGACGATCGTCCGCCTGTTCGGAGCCGTGCGGCGCCAGTGGCGGGCCATGTGCGCCACCGTGGCGCTGTTCCTTGCACTCGGGCTTTTCATCTACACAACCACCCCGGACAGCTACGAGGCCGAGGCGATGGTGCTGGTCGACGACCGGCTGAGCCAGCTGGCCGACCAGATCGACGTGGCGCCCTCCTTCGTGCGCGACGAGACCGGCTTCTTCAACGAGGTGGCGGTCCTGAACTCGCGCGAACTGGCGCTGCGGGTGGTGCGCGATCTCGACCTCGTGGACAACGCGGCCTTCAATTCCCCGCCGGTGTCGGGCGCCGCGCGGCTGAAGTCGGCGATCTCGGGCCTCATCTCGGTGCTGAAACCCTCCGGCTCCGACGCGGAGGGGGCGGGTTCCGCGCCGCCGACGCGCGAGGCGCTCGAGGCGCAGGCCGCCGACGACCTGCGCAGCGCGCTGCGGGTGGTTCAGGTGGGGCGCGGCTACGCGATCAACATCAGCTACCAGAGCCACGACCCGGCGCTGGCGACCCAGATCCTCCGCGCCTTCCTGTCGGCCTATATCGCGGCGCCGGTGAACGCGAGCGAAGAGGCCGCGGAACAGGCGCTGGCCTGGCTCGAGCAGCGCCAGAACATGCTGCAGCAGACGCTTTCCGACATCGACCGGCAGATCATCGAGCGGCGGACCGGCGGCGGGCAGGCCTCGGCGGCGGTGGATGCGCTGCTGCGCCGGCGCGCGGCGATCGAACAGCTCCAGACCTCGTCCTCCGAGGCCTACGAAAGCCTCGTGAGCAGCCAGCAGGCGGTTCCGTTCAGCGGCGTGAAGGTGCTCGACGCGCCGAAGGAACTGACCTCGCCCTCGGCGCCGAGCCTGCCCAAGTGGGTGGTGCTCAGCACGCTCGTGGGGATGCTCTTCGCGGTCTTCGTCGCGGCGATGCGCGAGCTGCTGGATGACAAGCTGCGCACCGCCGAGCAGCTGATGGGCAAGCTCGACGCGCCCTTCCTCGGCTACGTGCCGTCGATGGCCCGCGTCATGGATCTCTGCCTGCCGGGCCGCCGCGCCGCGCGCAAGGGCGACCGCCGCGCCGTTCTGCTGGTCGAGGAGACGCTGGACCAGACGCTGTCGCTGATCGGCTCGCGCCTTGCCGGCACGTCGCGCGGGCACGTCGTCGGGGTGACGTCGATGCTGGACGGCGACGGCAAGTCGACCTTCGCCGCCTGCCTCGCGACGCGCGCGGTCGAGCGCGGCCTGAGCGCGCTTGTCGTCGACGCGGACCGACACCGCGCCGGGCTCAGCACGCTGCTTCAGGGCAAGCTGATCGACAGCGCCCCCGCACCGCAGGCCGACCTCGCGCTGAGGAACAGCGTGCTGCGGCGCTTCGAGGGGCGCGATTTCAGCGCCATCACCCACCAGAGCTTCGACGACGCGGAGCTGCCGCTGCCGCAGACCTGCAGCGACGTGCTCGACCAGGTCGAGCTCAGCCTCGAGGATCACGACCTGATCATCGTCGACCTTCCGTCGCTGGTGATCTCGAACGAGGCGCGGCTCAACGTCGACCGTTTTGACACGCTGCTCTTCGTCGCGGCCTGGGGCGCAACGCCGCGCAAGCTGATCGACAAGTACATGGAGCTCAGCCCGGAGTTCGCCGATCACGTCGACGGGCTGGTGCTCAACCGCGCCAACCTGCGCAAGCTGCGGACCTACTCGGCCGGTGGCTACGAAGCCTTCATGGGGGATCTCTGA
- a CDS encoding O-antigen ligase family protein — protein sequence MTDLALTDEGRVAMPSAPQLFASGYVVSVALTYAVGQLAAVGLLACGMGMLLSRPVASTNFLLRYWFILVLPLYCVASTLWSLHPSASLRHGIQLLVTVIFAILAARNLSVRQIRFLIVGSFLATTLLSLASGNINPYTGALIGVYGSKNALAGATAVLLVAAVLLLIDPEESRWRKALALLALLSSALAVILAKSAGTWVLVPMVLSVVWMGYVFSTVSPLTRVVQIVIFVLVVAIVVTFVLLNLSDVIYYVLTLLQKDITLTGRTVLWSEALKLISERPLLGVGYQAFWVQGYGPAETIWRDFGIEARTGFHFHNLYISNAVEIGVVGVAMQILLLYGGFLASFVLAVRTRSSGVMLLAALCAMSILHSMIEVPILVQFEFRSSMTVSALVYAIEGLRGRLA from the coding sequence GTGACGGACCTTGCGCTGACCGATGAGGGACGGGTCGCGATGCCCTCGGCACCGCAGCTCTTCGCCTCGGGCTACGTCGTCTCGGTGGCGCTGACCTACGCGGTGGGCCAGCTCGCTGCCGTCGGCCTGCTGGCCTGCGGCATGGGGATGCTGCTGTCGCGGCCGGTGGCCTCGACCAACTTCCTGCTGCGCTACTGGTTCATCCTCGTGCTGCCGCTTTACTGCGTGGCCAGCACGCTCTGGTCGCTGCACCCCTCGGCCAGCCTGCGCCACGGCATCCAGCTGTTGGTGACGGTGATCTTCGCGATCCTCGCGGCGCGCAACCTCAGCGTCCGGCAGATCCGCTTCCTGATCGTCGGCAGTTTCCTTGCAACGACGCTGCTGAGCCTCGCCTCGGGCAACATCAACCCCTACACGGGCGCGCTGATCGGGGTCTACGGCAGCAAGAACGCGCTGGCCGGGGCGACCGCCGTGCTGCTCGTCGCCGCTGTGCTGCTGCTGATCGACCCCGAGGAATCCCGCTGGCGCAAGGCGCTGGCCCTGCTCGCGCTGCTGAGCTCGGCCCTCGCGGTGATCCTGGCGAAATCGGCGGGAACCTGGGTGCTGGTGCCCATGGTCCTGTCGGTGGTCTGGATGGGCTATGTCTTCTCGACGGTGTCGCCGCTGACCCGCGTCGTGCAGATCGTGATCTTCGTGCTCGTCGTCGCGATCGTGGTCACCTTCGTGCTGCTCAACCTCTCGGACGTGATCTACTACGTGCTCACGCTGCTGCAGAAGGACATCACCCTGACCGGGCGCACCGTGCTGTGGAGCGAGGCGCTGAAGCTGATCTCGGAGCGGCCGCTGCTCGGCGTCGGCTACCAGGCCTTCTGGGTTCAGGGCTACGGGCCCGCAGAGACCATCTGGCGCGATTTCGGCATCGAGGCGCGGACCGGCTTCCACTTCCACAACCTCTACATCTCGAACGCCGTGGAAATCGGCGTCGTCGGCGTGGCAATGCAGATCCTGCTGCTCTACGGCGGGTTCCTCGCGTCCTTCGTGCTTGCGGTGCGGACGCGGTCGAGCGGGGTCATGCTGCTCGCGGCGCTCTGCGCCATGTCGA
- the repC gene encoding plasmid replication protein RepC, which yields MTFGRREFAMAVHHLSAAAGQRPGDLLSADNPPERHIVLSILRKAAPALGLKPPVLATLDAMLSFLPPQRGHHMVFASNESLVSRLNGLSERTIRRHVEQLVDSGLIARRDSPNRKRFTRRNRTDGLCLRFGFDLAPLFSRLGDFARIAAQMDELRERLDYLRAKLRAAAHLSLARDAEDTSALAALRALRRKLTVEDCAALLDQLSESPVENALEDAAQPEEMTGNDGQNVRHHHRSTKENIDKARTISAQDVVEACPEAAAFAQEPVKDEHQLVRHGRTLAPMLGISPELYAEAEKRIGIRSAALTIWAMVQMQDRIGRFGAYFRSLTLGPRSAGFDPARLIRSLARQTAPSCPRTI from the coding sequence TTGACCTTCGGACGCCGTGAATTTGCCATGGCCGTACACCATCTCTCCGCTGCCGCCGGGCAGCGGCCCGGTGATCTGTTGTCCGCGGACAACCCGCCGGAGCGTCACATCGTCCTGTCGATTCTCCGCAAGGCCGCGCCGGCGCTCGGGCTGAAGCCCCCGGTGCTCGCGACGCTCGACGCGATGCTGTCCTTCCTGCCGCCGCAGCGCGGGCATCACATGGTCTTTGCCTCGAACGAGTCGCTCGTCTCGCGCCTCAACGGCCTGTCGGAGCGGACCATCCGCCGCCACGTCGAGCAGCTTGTCGACTCCGGGCTGATCGCGCGCCGGGACAGCCCCAACCGCAAGCGCTTCACCCGCAGAAACCGCACCGACGGGCTTTGCCTGCGCTTCGGCTTCGACCTCGCCCCGCTCTTCTCCAGGCTCGGTGACTTCGCCCGCATCGCCGCGCAGATGGACGAGCTGCGCGAGCGGCTCGACTACCTGCGCGCCAAGCTTCGTGCCGCGGCACACCTGTCCCTTGCGCGGGATGCCGAGGACACCTCCGCCCTCGCCGCGCTCCGCGCCCTGCGCCGCAAGCTGACGGTCGAGGACTGCGCGGCCCTGCTCGATCAGCTGTCCGAAAGCCCTGTGGAAAACGCCCTCGAAGACGCTGCACAACCCGAGGAAATGACCGGCAATGACGGCCAGAATGTCCGGCACCATCATAGGTCAACAAAAGAAAATATTGATAAGGCCCGGACGATCTCGGCACAGGATGTCGTCGAGGCCTGTCCCGAGGCAGCGGCCTTTGCCCAGGAGCCGGTGAAGGACGAGCACCAGCTCGTCCGCCATGGACGCACGCTTGCCCCGATGCTGGGGATCAGCCCCGAGCTTTACGCCGAGGCCGAGAAGCGGATCGGCATTCGATCGGCCGCGCTGACGATTTGGGCCATGGTGCAGATGCAGGACCGGATCGGCAGGTTCGGAGCCTATTTCCGGAGCCTGACGCTTGGACCGCGCAGCGCGGGCTTCGACCCTGCGCGCCTGATCCGGTCCCTGGCGAGGCAGACTGCGCCGAGTTGTCCGCGGACAATTTGA
- a CDS encoding MarR family transcriptional regulator, which produces MPRRPTDLQPEAARLTETLSDLWAAITTASRSRGQPSHLAPTQARALQMIAENDGITPAALAAQLEMSRPQLSEVLRRLEDGELVLRMKSSTDGRSFILTPTTAGLAALGHLRHGPAGAVAEALSSLREEDARKIIASLPALSRLAAALSGIVDGDVAS; this is translated from the coding sequence ATGCCGAGACGCCCCACCGATCTCCAGCCCGAGGCCGCGCGGCTCACCGAGACCCTGTCCGATCTCTGGGCGGCCATCACGACGGCGTCCCGCTCTCGCGGCCAGCCGTCTCACCTTGCCCCGACCCAGGCCCGCGCGCTTCAGATGATTGCCGAGAACGACGGCATCACCCCGGCGGCGCTCGCGGCGCAGCTCGAGATGTCCCGCCCCCAGCTCAGCGAGGTCCTGCGCAGGCTCGAGGACGGAGAACTTGTCCTGCGCATGAAGTCCTCGACGGATGGCCGGTCCTTCATCCTCACGCCCACCACCGCGGGACTCGCGGCACTGGGCCATCTGCGTCACGGCCCGGCCGGTGCGGTGGCCGAGGCGCTGTCGTCCCTGCGGGAAGAAGATGCGCGGAAGATCATCGCCAGCCTCCCCGCGCTGTCGCGCCTCGCCGCGGCGTTGTCCGGTATCGTCGACGGGGATGTCGCTTCCTAG